In archaeon BMS3Bbin15, the DNA window AAAAACCATATCATTTCTTGAAAGTATAATAGAAGAAGGTGGAGAGCTTCCCTATTTTATCAGAAGTTCATGGGAAACTATAAAAAGGTTGAGGAGAAGGTCTGAGAACTATACTCTTGATATGGATTATTTTTAAACGAGGTATATAATGTTAGAGTTTACTATTTAATCTTATTTTGAACAGCAATATGAACATTTCAAAAACATAGCCTAACTTAAGCTCTGACACTTTTCTCTCAATCCATGTTATTGGAACTTCACGTATAGTTCCACTTGTGCTTTACCGTAAAATATGGCAATAAAAGAAGAGTATGGAATACACGAATTCGTGGCATTTTAGATATAATACCACTCCATTTACTTTTTTGTGGCTTTGATATTTTTATCTGTAAATACCTTCCAGAGTCTCACAAAACTTTCAACTTCATTCAGTTCCAGTCTGGCTGTGAGCTTACCTCTCTCAAAAATTATAACAGCTTTTTTAATTGTGCTTCTATAAAATATTTCCTCATTGCCATGAATGATTACCGATTTAATAGGTTTCAAGAGCCCGACATCCTTCAGACACCTTACCTTACGATAAACAGTGGCCTGAGGAATATCAAGCTGAACACTGAGTTGCAGTGCAGACAGCTCCTTGTTTGCAGTAGCTGATAATATCTTCCTTGAGTACTCATCTGAAATAATCTCAATAATTGTCTCACTATTCATAATCGCTTCGTATAATTGCTATTAGCAGAATAACCAGCCCAAGAACTTCAGTTATTTCGGAAAAAACCTCCCGTATTCCGAGGCTTTAAAACCTTCCTCAACGATTGTGCTGGCAACTCCGATAAGGCCAAAGCCAACCCCCACCATTATCATTGGTGAGTAGCCTGTTCTCCTATACGCTTTATAGGCAAGAAACACAATTATCCCTCCAACTATCATGCGAACCAATTTGGAAACAACCAGCAGGTCCATGTTTAATATATTTCAAGCTCCTGCCTATATAAACTATACGCATTCTTTGAGTATTTGAAATTACCAATGTTATTATGATTTAATAAAGTATGTTACATTTGAGAAAGTCTCTGGTGCTTATTATTACAACCTTATTGATTATAAATCTCGTTCTATTCGGTTTTGGAAAAATCCCAATTTTAGTATTCTGGCTTAATATCGGTGTTCTCTATGGGATATATTTGATAGGTGTGAAAAGAACTTTAAAGGCAAAATAACCCCGTCTATGTGGTTGTTATTGAAGAAGATAAGTTAACCATGCTTAATATCGTTGATTCTCTAAATAAATTGAATTATATTCACTATTTATTAATCTCGACAGATTGTTTCTTTAGCCACAGCGATTGAAATTACTGCTATTATTTTTTGGATTAATGATAATAATTGCTGGTTAATCAACTGAAATTTGAATCTGGAAAACATTAACTATAATTTCCTGCAATAATAAGCCTTTAAAAAATGCTGCAATAGTCGTTCAAATGAAACAGATTAAGTATCGAAGAGGTGGGATAATCTGAAAAAACTCAGAGGAATAACACCAAAAGCCCTTTACATTCTTATTCATCTCAGAATGGCGAAGACAGACTATGCCATGTCCATAGCAAGAAAGCTCAAAGTCAATACTGCAGAAGTTTCAAAACTTTTAAGATATCTGGAAGAGGCAGGATTAATCGAAAGAAGCTCGGGCTCGGCAATAAAGAAAACCGAGGCAAAACTGAAGTTAACCCTCGAAGTGAGAAAACACCATCTCTACTTCAAACTTAGCAGAGATGGAGAGCTTCTAATAAGAGAGCTAATTAATGCAGGCCTTGAAGAATACTTCAGAATATATTTCGAAAACAACAAAACCTTTGCTTTACTGAGCTTTCTTTATTTAGCTGGATGTGAGAACTCAATAACTCTCGCCAGAAAGTTATCGCTCCCGCAGGATATAACAAAGGGTATAGTCTCCGAACTTATGGATTTAGAGCTAATTAGCATGTGCATGGGAAAGATTATAAAAAAGAAACACAGAAAGGCAAAGCCCAAAAAGGAGACAAGAACACACCATAAATACTACAGAACAGCAAGGCTATGGAACCTCCTGTACAGGTACATTTAAGTTATCTATACTCCAAGCTCCTCACATAGCCTTTCAAGATACTCAATCCATATTTCCTCAGTCAGTGATGGAAAGGAGTAGGTGGCATTTATCATGAAGTACCTGTCTATACATATACTCTTCACATCCGAGTAGTTCTTTAAGCTTTCAAAAGTTGCATTTTCAAGGTCAAGGTTTATTGCCATCACAAGCAACACATCGGGTTTACCTTTACCATCAAAGCCTTCCCAGCTGGGGTCAGTTAAGAGGTTTGTGACCTCAACGATACCTGCTTTATAAGCTGGTATTACCCGCTCTGTGGTATATTTTATGCTGTGGGCAGTTGCCACTATTGAAATTCCAGCCTTATTCAGCCTATCCACAAACTCAATAAGCCTATCATTTTCAACAATCAATGCCCCTATAGCCAGACTGGGACGCTCTGCCCTATTAATTATTTTTGCCACACCCTCGGGCTTCACAGGAATGGCTTTCTTTGGTCCTGCCTCCATTGTGGGTCTCCAGGAAATTAAAGGTATATCGTTCATTTCCCTGCCTCCTTCCTCTTCATTATCATGCGCTCAAGCAAGGTTGGGTCAGGAATCTTCCTTGGTTTCCATCCCTTTTTCCTGATAATCTCAAGAATCTTCTTCTTGGCATTTATGGGTATATCTGCCTCTGTTCTCACAAAAAGATGAACATCATCCGGGAAAGTACCCATGTAGCGCTGGTGTAAATCTATATAATGGGCAAGTTTTATCTGTCTGGTGGTATCATTGGGACGCATAACAAGTTTTGCTATCATCACCATGGCCTCCTCCATACTCTCTGCGGCATAGGCAAGATGCTCTGGAGCAGGTTCCCCATCTACCTTTTCGCCGGTCTTGGCATCATATAGATTCCACTTCTCGGGTTTATCCTTTCTGCCGAGGTAAAGCCTTCTATACTTTGTACCGGTTGGACCCATAACTACTGGTATGCCCCATCTGTTTAGCCCTGTACCAATACTGATAGCCTTCTGGCTCATGGCACCCCAGACAACACCCACTGCACCGACTCTATTGAAAATATAGTCTGATATCTCCTCAAAGTTGCCTCTGAGGTTTCGTCTTGCGAAGATAGCAGGAATCTTTATTGCTGCACCAATGATATGGGCATTGGCAACACATGAACCTACGTTAACAAGGCCACCAGCATCGAATGTACCGGGATACCTCTCATAGAGAGTTTGACCATTCTCATCCTTATACTCTGCTATGCCCATGGCTGCGCACCCACTGACAACCACTATATAGTTTCTCTTGAGAAATTCTTCAGCCATTCTGGCAACTTCTTCAGCACCATTGGCATAGTTGCTGCAGCCTGCAAAGGCTATAAGACCTGGAATCTCACCGAAGACTATTGGCGCACCAACATTTCTTATTTCCGTATCGAGTATAGGCCCCCTGCCTATTCTTATCTTATAGGTTTCACTATAGGTCTTCGCTTCAGCTGCCTTCTCTATGAGAGAAAGCACCTTTATATCTCTCTGGCAGGCACTTTCACAGCGAATACAGCCAATACACTTCTCTCTCAACTTTGCCAGAGGCGCAAAATTACCATTTGCAGCTTCCTTGAGTGTGGGTGATATGTGGAGATTAATAGGGCAGGCACGCTGACATTTCTCACAGCTAACACACCTTGCTGCCTCGTTCTTAACCTCCTCTTCAGAGGGAAGAGAACCTTTTTTATATTTTGCTCTCATAGGAGCTATTCTCTCAGCAAGTTTTACAGCAACCTCACCCACTTTCTCAGGCTTCCATATAAGTACTCCCAGAACCCTTCCTGTGGCAAGGTCATCCACTATCTCATCAGGGTTGTCGAGAGTCCTATCAGGAAGATTCAGACCCATCTTATCATTTGAGGCAATAACAGGAGTTCCAACCTTCTGCGCTTCCTCGAGAATATCTACTCTGACACACTGCTCATCCACGACTATAACGTCAGCTATACCTGAGCGTATGAATTTTATCTGGTCGCTCATGGGGCCTATAATCTTGGCAGAATCTCGCCTTCTCTGAAGGTCATGGGCGGTACAGCATAAACCAGCCACTTCTATCTTGTCAATTTTATCATTAACCTCAGCGTAGGTTATAACCTCAGCACCAGGCGCTACATTGTGGCCTATGAAGAGCACAACAGGCTTCCTTCTGTCAACACTACCATAACCTATGTCAGCGAGAGGTGCATCAGGGTCGCCTTTCGGAAAATCGTAACCAACTATCTGGGCTATGTCCGCAATCTCCTTAACGAGGTTGTCAATCATTCCAACATGAAGAGCTTTGCTTTCAAAGTCCACATAACTTCCCTCCTGTCCTGTGTGAACAGAAGAGAGTATATGCTGTAGCTCCTTCTCAGAGTAATCCATACCTTCCCTGAGGTCACCCAGCGTTTCAGGCTTACTGCCAACAATTGTCCTGTAAATTGGCGCTTCAACAGCAACATTAATACCCAGGTCTATTTTATAATCACCACCGAGACGTTCTATCAGATGTTCAAGCAGATGCCTTGCATGGGCACCGTGAGCTGCAGTGCCTATTGCACATTCAAGAGCAATCATTCTTGCCTGCTGGGTTTTTGAGTCTATGCCACAGGCACCTCTCTTACCATGAGTAAGGTCGCACTTGCCAAAGCTGCACAGGCAGCACATATCACAGGTAGGAGAATAAAAGGGCTCATACCTCTCAATAAGTTTGTGGTCCCAGTCCCTCAAGTCCATCCACTCTGGCTTCGGTGTAGGTCCCATTGCTTCATCCCAAGTGTCCTCTTTCACCTCGCCTATTTCTATGACCATATCATCTATTTTCACAGAAGGGGACTCAGCCTTCTCTATTTTTATTTTTCTGGATTTATAGGTCATCAATATCACCTAAAATTTCATGTTCTTGAATGGCAACGGAAGAACACCTCTGATTTTCTTCCTTATAACTTTCTTCGCATTCTTTTCCTTTCTCTGCTGCAGGAAGTTGACAACTCCCAGACCTTTTTTATCTTCACTGAGCTTAACCACATCAAAAAGGTTCTCCTCAATCATCTCATCAAGCAGTCTGGCTGCCTCTTCATTTCTTGCGAAGACAGAATTATAACTATCTGGAGCTCCAACACTGCCAGTGGCAAAATCTGCCAGCCTTCCTGTGAAGTCAGTACACACCTTACACCCCTCTCTTTTATGCCTGTAAGCCTCTTTAAGAGGAACCTCAATCTTTTCATTTTTTGTAAAAACAAGTACGTTCTTGCCCTTAATATCCATCTTAACAATATCCTCTATGTCCACACCATAAGTATCTCTGACAAGTGTGTGCATAAGCCCCTCATATTTAAAGTTTGACGTGCAGAATATTGATACTGTGTACTTTATGATATTCCCAAGTTTTATGTCATCAAAGGGATAATACTGGAGCTTTCTTGCAGCTTCAATCTGGCAGGGCAGGCCCACAATAGCAAGCTTTTTAAGTCCTTTTTCTCCAGCTTCTTTGAGCACAGAGAGATTTGCTGAATTGGAATACCTTGTTCCGGCTGTCTCAGGAAGCTCTTTAACATTTGTAACAAGCTTTGGCTCTGGATACCACCTGTTCTCAGCTTTAACCCCCGAAACAATAGCGCCATCTATATAGCCCTTCTCAAGGGCATATTTGAGAAATGTGGTGACAAACCCGCCATCCTGAACAACAGTCTGAAATTCCTCAATCTTTGTTCTCATACCAACCTTACTAATACTATTTCCAAGTATATCTTCACTCACCTCGCCAAAGAGCTTCTTCTCAATTTCCTCTGCAGAGAAGTAGCTTCTGGAACAGCTCATTAAACAGTAAGCACATTCAGTGCACTTTCCGGTAAGCCTGGGGAGTTCATCGACCTCAATCACATTTTCAGGGCAGACAGCAGAGCAGCTACCACATCCACTGCATAAATCTCTGAATATTACTTCCTGCTCAAGAACATCAAAACCCACCTCTCTACCTAACCAGGCAAAAGCAAGCAGTTCATCTTCAGCAATAGCCATGATGCGGCCTCCATATTTTATCATTATTTATAATGACCTTTACCATTTTCTTTATGTACGACACTGAACATTAACAAACTTTTCGAAATTTATGTATCATTGCAAGTAGCTCGTAATTTAACCATATAATCCTCGCCTTCTATCCTTCTCTGCACTGTAACTTTCCAATTCTCAAAAGTGATATTTTGTTGAAGTTAATATCAAACATAGTGCTGCAAACCACTATCAGGTGGATGTGTGATATTCAATGCTTAAGGCATGAATCATGGCTGTTATCCCTGTCACCCTA includes these proteins:
- a CDS encoding acetyl-CoA decarbonylase/synthase complex subunit epsilon, coding for MNDIPLISWRPTMEAGPKKAIPVKPEGVAKIINRAERPSLAIGALIVENDRLIEFVDRLNKAGISIVATAHSIKYTTERVIPAYKAGIVEVTNLLTDPSWEGFDGKGKPDVLLVMAINLDLENATFESLKNYSDVKSICIDRYFMINATYSFPSLTEEIWIEYLERLCEELGV
- a CDS encoding carbon monoxide dehydrogenase/acetyl-CoA synthase subunit beta, translated to MTYKSRKIKIEKAESPSVKIDDMVIEIGEVKEDTWDEAMGPTPKPEWMDLRDWDHKLIERYEPFYSPTCDMCCLCSFGKCDLTHGKRGACGIDSKTQQARMIALECAIGTAAHGAHARHLLEHLIERLGGDYKIDLGINVAVEAPIYRTIVGSKPETLGDLREGMDYSEKELQHILSSVHTGQEGSYVDFESKALHVGMIDNLVKEIADIAQIVGYDFPKGDPDAPLADIGYGSVDRRKPVVLFIGHNVAPGAEVITYAEVNDKIDKIEVAGLCCTAHDLQRRRDSAKIIGPMSDQIKFIRSGIADVIVVDEQCVRVDILEEAQKVGTPVIASNDKMGLNLPDRTLDNPDEIVDDLATGRVLGVLIWKPEKVGEVAVKLAERIAPMRAKYKKGSLPSEEEVKNEAARCVSCEKCQRACPINLHISPTLKEAANGNFAPLAKLREKCIGCIRCESACQRDIKVLSLIEKAAEAKTYSETYKIRIGRGPILDTEIRNVGAPIVFGEIPGLIAFAGCSNYANGAEEVARMAEEFLKRNYIVVVSGCAAMGIAEYKDENGQTLYERYPGTFDAGGLVNVGSCVANAHIIGAAIKIPAIFARRNLRGNFEEISDYIFNRVGAVGVVWGAMSQKAISIGTGLNRWGIPVVMGPTGTKYRRLYLGRKDKPEKWNLYDAKTGEKVDGEPAPEHLAYAAESMEEAMVMIAKLVMRPNDTTRQIKLAHYIDLHQRYMGTFPDDVHLFVRTEADIPINAKKKILEIIRKKGWKPRKIPDPTLLERMIMKRKEAGK
- a CDS encoding coenzyme F420-reducing hydrogenase subunit beta, with product MAIAEDELLAFAWLGREVGFDVLEQEVIFRDLCSGCGSCSAVCPENVIEVDELPRLTGKCTECAYCLMSCSRSYFSAEEIEKKLFGEVSEDILGNSISKVGMRTKIEEFQTVVQDGGFVTTFLKYALEKGYIDGAIVSGVKAENRWYPEPKLVTNVKELPETAGTRYSNSANLSVLKEAGEKGLKKLAIVGLPCQIEAARKLQYYPFDDIKLGNIIKYTVSIFCTSNFKYEGLMHTLVRDTYGVDIEDIVKMDIKGKNVLVFTKNEKIEVPLKEAYRHKREGCKVCTDFTGRLADFATGSVGAPDSYNSVFARNEEAARLLDEMIEENLFDVVKLSEDKKGLGVVNFLQQRKEKNAKKVIRKKIRGVLPLPFKNMKF